The following proteins are co-located in the Pirellulales bacterium genome:
- a CDS encoding protein kinase — MPKVKADSFIDLLGRSGLVDHEQITAALEEVARRSNQQKPDDSQVIADYLIEANLVTRWQAQKLLEGRHSGFFLSKYKLLDHIGTGGMSTVYLAEHLMMHRRVAIKVLPMGRVNDPAYVTRFQNEARAAGALSHPNIVHTYDIDNEGKIHYIVMEYVPGKNLQEVVKAEGPLGYRRSADYIAQAADGLAYAHEAKLVHRDVKPANLLVDERGVVKVLDLGLAYFNIEGQTSLTLASEDNVLGTADYLAPEQAVNSHNVDGRADIYGLGCTLYFLLTSRPPFDEGTIAQRLLAHQSQTPPTIYKTRPGAPPELVAICERMMAKDPARRFQSMPDVADALRRFMNDSQDAGSSGRLTRFGDSPSGLMRRPSGSSASRLGRDGAGSRANLDRQALNDSSSGKLRDSESSIFELESRGGSNPSKNPPRGGSGSGKRAPSRSSDEEVLELADVGDDKPHSASKSGGSKPPSAGSSASQGTEASAGDAIPVGAATPKKPADFGAWLTEELANPHELPQIDEPRAQRAPEPTGSGALLWIILGGAVALTLLLGGAVLYLLS, encoded by the coding sequence ATGCCGAAGGTCAAGGCGGATAGCTTCATCGACTTGCTGGGACGCAGCGGTCTGGTCGACCACGAGCAGATCACCGCCGCCCTGGAAGAGGTTGCGCGCCGATCCAATCAGCAGAAGCCCGACGACAGCCAGGTAATCGCCGATTACCTCATCGAGGCCAATCTGGTCACGCGCTGGCAGGCGCAAAAGCTGCTCGAAGGCCGGCACAGCGGATTCTTCCTCAGCAAGTACAAACTGCTCGATCACATCGGCACCGGCGGCATGAGCACCGTCTACTTGGCGGAACATCTGATGATGCACCGCCGCGTGGCAATCAAGGTATTGCCTATGGGCCGGGTGAACGATCCCGCCTACGTCACGCGCTTTCAAAACGAGGCCCGCGCCGCCGGCGCGCTCTCGCACCCCAACATCGTTCATACCTACGACATCGATAACGAAGGCAAGATCCATTACATCGTGATGGAATACGTGCCGGGCAAAAACCTGCAAGAGGTCGTCAAGGCCGAGGGGCCGCTTGGCTATCGCCGCTCCGCCGACTACATCGCCCAGGCCGCCGACGGCTTGGCCTACGCGCACGAAGCCAAACTAGTCCATCGCGACGTGAAGCCCGCCAATTTGCTTGTCGACGAGCGCGGCGTGGTCAAGGTGCTCGACCTCGGACTGGCCTATTTCAATATTGAGGGTCAGACTTCGTTGACCCTCGCGAGCGAAGACAATGTGCTCGGCACCGCCGATTACCTGGCGCCAGAGCAAGCGGTGAACAGCCACAACGTCGACGGCCGCGCCGATATCTACGGTCTCGGCTGCACGCTCTACTTTTTGCTCACGAGCCGACCCCCATTCGACGAGGGAACCATTGCCCAACGGTTGCTGGCGCATCAGTCGCAAACGCCCCCCACCATCTACAAAACGCGTCCCGGCGCGCCGCCAGAACTGGTCGCCATTTGCGAACGCATGATGGCCAAAGATCCGGCGCGGCGCTTTCAATCCATGCCCGACGTCGCCGACGCCTTGCGCCGCTTCATGAACGATTCGCAAGACGCCGGTAGCTCTGGCCGCTTGACCCGGTTTGGCGACTCCCCCTCAGGTCTCATGCGCCGCCCCAGCGGCTCGAGCGCCAGTCGCTTGGGACGCGATGGCGCCGGCAGCCGTGCTAATCTCGACCGGCAAGCACTCAACGATTCGTCCAGTGGCAAGTTGCGCGACAGCGAATCGTCGATCTTCGAACTCGAATCGCGCGGCGGCTCCAATCCGAGCAAAAATCCACCGCGCGGTGGCAGTGGCAGCGGTAAGAGAGCGCCGAGTCGATCCAGCGATGAGGAAGTGCTGGAACTGGCCGACGTGGGAGATGACAAACCGCACAGCGCGTCGAAGTCGGGCGGTTCAAAACCGCCAAGCGCCGGTTCGTCGGCCTCACAAGGTACTGAGGCCTCCGCGGGAGATGCCATTCCCGTCGGCGCCGCCACTCCCAAGAAACCGGCTGACTTTGGCGCCTGGCTGACAGAGGAATTGGCCAATCCGCATGAACTGCCACAGATCGACGAGCCACGCGCGCAGCGCGCGCCAGAGCCCACTGGCTCGGGAGCGCTCCTTTGGATCATCCTGGGTGGGGCCGTCGCGCTGACGTTGCTACTCGGCGGCGCCGTGCTGTACTTGCTCTCTTAA
- a CDS encoding YeiH family protein — MPESEVRSPWRSEDVWTIWLGWAVLAAALLLAWQASPLDKSAPAWLSVPGDWDSDPREALYGKNDAPVAPGTARAFVACLALFTVGMAGMRARARTFPLAFAALFALAVFAFFLAGQKVVKHYNLEYALWALVTGLIISNTVGVAAWLRPAMRSEFYIKTGLVLLGAEVLLNLLLKLGVPGVFVSWVVTPTVLTLTYLFGQHVLRIESKSLNMVISADMSVCGVSAAIATAAACRAKKEELSLAVGMSLAFTVIMMVVMPPIIKGLEMGEVLGGAWIGGTIDSTGAVAAAGGMLGEQALAVASTVKMIQNVLIGAIAFGVAVYWVTCVERTEEGERPSVMEIWRRFPKFILGFVAASAVFSLISGSGGEELAKAATEHSKVIRSWCFCLAFVSIGLETNFRELRHFMVGGKPLVLYLCGQTLNLALTLAMAWLMFVKVFPHAAEALAK; from the coding sequence ATGCCCGAGTCGGAAGTGCGATCGCCTTGGCGTAGCGAAGATGTGTGGACCATTTGGCTGGGATGGGCGGTGCTGGCGGCGGCGCTTCTGCTTGCCTGGCAGGCATCGCCGTTAGACAAGTCGGCGCCGGCGTGGCTGAGCGTGCCGGGCGATTGGGATTCGGACCCGCGCGAAGCGCTCTACGGCAAGAACGACGCGCCGGTGGCGCCGGGGACGGCGCGGGCGTTTGTCGCCTGCCTCGCGCTATTCACGGTGGGCATGGCGGGGATGCGCGCGCGGGCGCGCACGTTTCCGCTCGCCTTTGCGGCGCTGTTCGCGCTGGCCGTGTTCGCGTTCTTCTTGGCGGGGCAGAAGGTGGTCAAGCACTACAACCTGGAATACGCGCTGTGGGCGCTGGTAACGGGGCTAATCATCAGCAACACCGTGGGCGTGGCAGCATGGCTGCGGCCGGCTATGCGCTCGGAGTTTTATATCAAGACCGGGTTGGTGCTTTTGGGCGCCGAGGTGTTGTTGAACCTGTTGCTAAAACTGGGCGTGCCGGGGGTGTTTGTGTCGTGGGTAGTGACGCCGACGGTGCTGACGCTCACCTACCTGTTTGGACAACATGTGCTGCGGATCGAGTCGAAGTCGCTGAACATGGTGATTAGCGCCGATATGTCGGTGTGCGGCGTGTCGGCGGCCATCGCCACCGCGGCGGCGTGCCGCGCCAAGAAGGAGGAGCTGTCGCTGGCGGTGGGCATGTCGCTGGCGTTCACCGTGATCATGATGGTCGTCATGCCGCCGATCATTAAGGGACTGGAGATGGGCGAAGTGCTGGGGGGCGCCTGGATCGGCGGCACGATTGACTCGACCGGCGCGGTGGCCGCGGCCGGCGGCATGTTGGGCGAGCAGGCGCTGGCGGTGGCGTCGACGGTGAAGATGATTCAAAATGTCTTGATCGGCGCCATCGCGTTTGGCGTGGCCGTGTACTGGGTGACGTGCGTCGAACGGACCGAGGAGGGCGAGCGGCCAAGCGTGATGGAGATCTGGCGGCGATTTCCGAAGTTCATTCTTGGGTTCGTCGCCGCGTCGGCGGTGTTTTCATTAATCTCTGGCAGCGGAGGCGAGGAACTGGCAAAGGCCGCGACGGAGCATTCCAAGGTGATCCGCTCGTGGTGTTTTTGCCTGGCGTTCGTGAGCATCGGCCTGGAGACAAACTTTCGCGAGTTGCGGCACTTCATGGTTGGCGGCAAACCACTGGTGCTCTACTTGTGCGGGCAGACACTCAACCTGGCGCTGACATTGGCGATGGCATGGTTGATGTTCGTCAAGGTTTTTCCTCACGCCGCCGAAGCGCTGGCAAAGTGA